The sequence TCCGATCCGTGCGGCTGTGGCGCCGGGGTCCGCTCGCGAGCCCCAGGACCCGGGTGGCTGTGGCCGCCGGGCTTGTTCTCGTCCTGGCCGGCGTCAGCCTGGCCGCCGGTTTCGCTCTGACAAGCGGGGTAAGCGGCGGTCGTGAGCTGCGTCTGGAGCTCGCCGGCAAGCCGACCCTTGACGCGTTTATGCCGCCTGTCGGCCAGGACGAAGTCGTCGAGCCGCTTTCCTCCTCGCAGGGGCCGGTCAGCGGCGTCATACCAGCGGAGACCGTCGGCCTTTACGGGGGCACCAGGAACGCAGGCACCTGCGACCGGGACAAGATGGTCCGCTACCTGCGTGATAATCCGCCGTTACTGGCTGCCTGGACAGGTGTTCTCCAGGTGAAGCCGGCGGATCTCGATGCCTTCGTTAAATCCCTGACGCCGGTCGTTCTGCGCGCCGACACCCTCGTCACGAACCATGGGTACAAGTCCGGCTCGGCGACGTCTTTCCAGGCGGTGCTGCAGGCCGGGACGGCGGTACTCGTCAACGGCGCGGGTGTACCGGTCGTCAAGTGCGGCTGCGGGAACCCGCTGACCAGGCCGGCGGTCAACCCCGTCGAGGCGAAGAAGGCGAAGACCGTCGGCGAGGCCTGGCCACGTTTCTCGAAGAACACACTGACCCAGACGCAGCCACACGAGATCCCCGCGGACGTGTTCGTTCTCGTCGACGTGAAATCGGACCAGCCCTTCACACGCGAACGCGGTTCCGCCGGGGAAGGCGACCACGACTTCACCCCGGCAGCCGACACGGACTGGCTCAACACCAAATATCACGTGGACTGCGCCGGGGAGAAGTCATTCACGGCGGAAAACGGCGTTGGTACCCTGACCGACGCGACGGGAACCTACGAACTGCGCGTGTTGAAGGTGGCCGTCGGCGACCTGGCGGGCAGCTCACATCGCGAGGTCGCGGTCCTGCTCTCGTGCGGCGCGAGCGGCAGTCCACACAAGAATCTGCTGTACGTCTACTACGATGGTCCTAATATTCTCGATCATCCGCAGCCACCGCTGGACAACGGCCAGCAGGCCACAGATTTCACCGGAGGTCGGCTGGCTGTCGAGAACGGGCTGCTCGTCACCGAGGCGAGTTTCCCGAGTACGGCCGGATCGGGTACCGGGGCGACACGCGATGCGCGATTCCTGTGGAATGGGCAACGCTTTGTCCCCACCTCGCTGACCGCAAGCCCATCGCCTGGGACGAGCACTCCGGGCAGCAAGAAGGAAAACATCTCCGGCACCTGGCGGGGGGAGCTGCACATCACTCAGCCGGGCCCGTACGAAGCTCCGGTCATCCTGGAGATCAATCAGAATGGTTCGTCCATCACCGGCACCATCAGCTCGCCCGACAGCGTGGCCGCAAGCGCGTGTGGCCTGAGCGGGCGCCCGATCTCCGGGACACTCGACGGCGACAAGATCGAGTTCGCCGTCTCCGATGATCCGAACGAGACCCGCTTCGAGGGACAGGTTCAGGGGGACACCATCGCGGGAACCGGGACGTCTCGGTGCTACGACGGCCGGGGCACCTGGAGCGTGCGGCGCGGCGGCTGACCCGGGTAACCCGTCCCGGCACGGCCCCCGCGTCAGTCTCGGGTGGGGCATCCGCCGGATGCGGGTGGGCCAGGGGTCTTGGTCACCGCGGCCGACATCGTGGCGGGGACCTTCACACCAGCCCCACTGGATGGTCACGTGGTCGATCGTCCAGGCGCGGTCAGACCGGCGGCCGCGGGTCGTACTGGATGCCGCGCCGCACCTGTCTGGCGCGCTCGACATCCCGCAGGCGCGCCACGAGGTGCAGGGCCATGTCGATGCCCGCGCTGACACCTGCCGAGGTGACGATGTCCCCGTCGTCGACGAAACGGTCGTCGGGACGGACGACGAGCGTCGGATCGAGTTCACGCAGCAGGCCCAGCGATGCCCAGTGCGTCGTCGCCGGTCGCCCCGCCAGCAGCCCGGCGCGCGCGTACACCAGCGAACCGGTACAGACACTGGTCATGAGCGGCACCTGCGCGCGTTGCCGGCGCACCCAGTCGAGCTGCGCCTCGTCGTCCAGGTGGGCGCGGGTGCCCTGCCCACCTGGATAGATGAGCACATCGAGCGGCGGAACCGTCTCGTAGGAGTGCTCGGGGTGGACGACGAGCCCCTTGGCGGCGGTGACCGGCGCGCCGTCCCGGGAGAGCGTGGTGACCTGCCAGCCGTCGTCGGGGAACTGGTGCGCCCAGAACGAGAGAACCTCCCATGGCCCCACCGCGTCGAGTTCCTCGAAGTCATCGAACAGCAGTATCCCAATGGATCTCACACCGTCACCTCCGCCAGGTTCACACCCACATCGGCCGGCACCTGCGCCGGGCCGGTCGTTCAGCAAGCCGGCCCGGCGCTTCGGAAAGTACGCGGCGGGCCGGTCACCGGGGATCGAGCGCGAGCCGGAGGGTGTCACGCACGTGGCCGCGAAGCCAGCGATGCGGCGCGTCGGCCTCGTAGCGGGGATGCCACGCCTGCGCGATCGTCAGGGTGGGCAGGTCGAGGCCGAGGTCGAGGGCCACCAGGCCGAGGCTGTCGAGCAGGCCGCGGCCGAGCCGGGCCGGTACCAGGCCGACCAGGTCGCTGCCGGCGACGAGCAGCAGTGCGGCGGAGTGGGACGGAACCGAGACCGCCACCGTCCGGCGCAGGCCACGCGCCGTGAGGGCCTCGTCCAGCGGACCGGCGAACCGCCCCCGGCGGGATGCCGTGATGTGCCGGGCGGCGGCGAGGCGTTCCGGTGTCAGCCGGCCCCGGGTCAGCGGATGCCCGGCGCGGACGACGGCGAGGGCCCGCTCCTCGGCCAGGACCTCGATGTGGATCTCCGGCGAGGTCGAGTCGATGTCACCGATCTCCAGGTCGGCGGTCCCGTCACGGAGGGGGTCGTCGGTCTCGGACGGCTCGGGGAGGAACCGCACCCGCACATCCGGGGCGTCCCGGGTCAGCCGGTCGAGCAGATCGACGCCGATCGCCGTGGTCAGCGCGTCGCTGGCCAGGATGGTGAACGTTCTGGCCAGGGTGGCCAGGTCGGGTTCCCGAACCGGGGCGAACACCGCGTGGGCCCGTTCCACCAGCGCGTGCACCTCGACCTGGACGGCCAACGCCCGCGGGGTGGGCACCATCCGATGACCGGCGCGTACCAGGACCGGGTCGTCCATCGCGCGCCGTACGCGCCCCAGCGCCCGGCTGACCGCGGATTCGGTCAGTCGCAGCCGCCGCGCGGCACCGTTGACGCTCCGCTCCTCCAGCAGGGCGTCGAGGGCCACCAGGAGGTTGAGGTCCAGCGAGGACGTTGATTGCATGGCATGCATCTTGCCACTGAGTAAGTTTCATTTGAGTGCTGATCGTCGGCTGCCTACGCTCGCCTCGTGACCGAACACTCCCCGGCTGTCTCCCCGCCCCGTCCCCGACGGGGGCCGCTCGCGCTGCTGGACCGGATGCTGCTGCGCGCGGAGGTCGACAGCGTCGACCAGCTGGCCCGGCGCACCCGCCGGATCGTGCTGGCCGGCCCCGCGCTCGCCGACCTCACCTGGACACCGGGCCAGAACGTGACCCTGTTCCCCCAGGACCCGACCCGGCTGGACAGCTGGCGGCAGGGGCCCCGCGACCTCAAGCGCAGCTACTCGGTCTGGGAGTACGACCCGGCCGGACGGCTGGCGTTGGCCGTGTACGACCACGGCGGCGACTCCCCCGGCGCGGCGTGGGCCCGCGGCGTCGCGCCGGGAGACGAAGCGATCATCACGAAGCCGGACGGGCGCCTCGTCGCGCGGGCCGACGCGAGCTTCCACCTGTTCGTCGGTGACGACACCGCGGCGGTTCCCTTCGGCGCGATCCTGCGCGGCCTGCCCGCTTCCGCCCAGGTCCGCGGCGTGTTCGAGTGCGACGAGCCGGCGGACGCGCTGCCCTCACCCCGCGCCGGGGACCTCGCCTGGAGCTACCGCCACGGCGCCCCGGCAGCCGGCTCCCCGCTGCTGCCGGCGGCGCTCGCCGACCTCGACCTGCCCGACCCGCGGGACCCCGCCATCGGATCCGACGCCGGATCCGCCCCCGCCACCGGATCCGATGGCCGCACGGGTCGGCCCGTCGCCTACGTCGCCGGGGAGGCCCGGACCTGCCAGGCCGTCCGCCGCCACCTGGTGAGTGAGCGGGGCTGGGAGCGCCGCCAGGTCATCGTCCAGCCGTTCTGGACCCCGGGCAAACGCGGCATGGACTGACCCCGGCCACGGCTACCTCTCGTCCCTGCTGCCCCTCGACGACGGGCTGGAGCTGTCCCTGCGTCTCTGACCAAGTCAGGGCGCCTATGACCCGGGTCGGGCCGCCTGCCCGCCTGGTCGTGACGGCGCGGGCGGTGGGACGGCTCCGGGGGCCGCCAGCCCGTGGATCATCATCGAGAGGAGCCGCTCCGTCCGGCCCGGCGGGTCGGGCGACTGCTCGCTCGCCCACGCGATCG comes from Parafrankia discariae and encodes:
- a CDS encoding siderophore-interacting protein, which gives rise to MTEHSPAVSPPRPRRGPLALLDRMLLRAEVDSVDQLARRTRRIVLAGPALADLTWTPGQNVTLFPQDPTRLDSWRQGPRDLKRSYSVWEYDPAGRLALAVYDHGGDSPGAAWARGVAPGDEAIITKPDGRLVARADASFHLFVGDDTAAVPFGAILRGLPASAQVRGVFECDEPADALPSPRAGDLAWSYRHGAPAAGSPLLPAALADLDLPDPRDPAIGSDAGSAPATGSDGRTGRPVAYVAGEARTCQAVRRHLVSERGWERRQVIVQPFWTPGKRGMD
- a CDS encoding LysR family transcriptional regulator, which codes for MHAMQSTSSLDLNLLVALDALLEERSVNGAARRLRLTESAVSRALGRVRRAMDDPVLVRAGHRMVPTPRALAVQVEVHALVERAHAVFAPVREPDLATLARTFTILASDALTTAIGVDLLDRLTRDAPDVRVRFLPEPSETDDPLRDGTADLEIGDIDSTSPEIHIEVLAEERALAVVRAGHPLTRGRLTPERLAAARHITASRRGRFAGPLDEALTARGLRRTVAVSVPSHSAALLLVAGSDLVGLVPARLGRGLLDSLGLVALDLGLDLPTLTIAQAWHPRYEADAPHRWLRGHVRDTLRLALDPR
- a CDS encoding DJ-1/PfpI family protein, with the translated sequence MRSIGILLFDDFEELDAVGPWEVLSFWAHQFPDDGWQVTTLSRDGAPVTAAKGLVVHPEHSYETVPPLDVLIYPGGQGTRAHLDDEAQLDWVRRQRAQVPLMTSVCTGSLVYARAGLLAGRPATTHWASLGLLRELDPTLVVRPDDRFVDDGDIVTSAGVSAGIDMALHLVARLRDVERARQVRRGIQYDPRPPV
- a CDS encoding DUF6777 domain-containing protein, whose translation is MSNDEIRELARVFQKQQAAGHLLDAAGFPRGRHPTWAAQNSEDFWRQVSSELSSGVLHDGRHRVLAAAHSVFPANVVFAAATQLRDPPDGVPGGTSPVRSVRLWRRGPLASPRTRVAVAAGLVLVLAGVSLAAGFALTSGVSGGRELRLELAGKPTLDAFMPPVGQDEVVEPLSSSQGPVSGVIPAETVGLYGGTRNAGTCDRDKMVRYLRDNPPLLAAWTGVLQVKPADLDAFVKSLTPVVLRADTLVTNHGYKSGSATSFQAVLQAGTAVLVNGAGVPVVKCGCGNPLTRPAVNPVEAKKAKTVGEAWPRFSKNTLTQTQPHEIPADVFVLVDVKSDQPFTRERGSAGEGDHDFTPAADTDWLNTKYHVDCAGEKSFTAENGVGTLTDATGTYELRVLKVAVGDLAGSSHREVAVLLSCGASGSPHKNLLYVYYDGPNILDHPQPPLDNGQQATDFTGGRLAVENGLLVTEASFPSTAGSGTGATRDARFLWNGQRFVPTSLTASPSPGTSTPGSKKENISGTWRGELHITQPGPYEAPVILEINQNGSSITGTISSPDSVAASACGLSGRPISGTLDGDKIEFAVSDDPNETRFEGQVQGDTIAGTGTSRCYDGRGTWSVRRGG